In Brachyhypopomus gauderio isolate BG-103 chromosome 2, BGAUD_0.2, whole genome shotgun sequence, the DNA window CCTGGATTAAGATCTTTCCACGAAGAATTACTAAAATAATGATTAAAAATAGCTTTGATATATAATGTGGTGCAGGTGATGCATGATATCTGGGATTAAATTATCTTGTAAATGTCAATCGTTCTTGTGTTCCTGTTCGCCCTCGTTTCGCAGCCCATCACCGAGTTGGCAGAGCTGACGGAGGAAGCCGTCATTGGGCCCGATCTCCCGTCTCTCCCGGACTGTGGCCACAGCTCCTCGGACATCCATGCCTCGTCTGATCATGAGGAAGGCGGCGACCAGCGTGGCCGAGCGGCTGTAGCCTTTCTGGCAGTGCACATACACCCTCCCTACAACACAGAGACATGCCGTTggtggccaccagagggcgctgcCGTCGCCGCTACGAGCCCCCGCCCGGACCTTCACCTCCGCCGCTCCCGTGAGCCAGCGCCCGCTCCATGAAGTCCGAGCACTCCGCGAAGTACGCGCCGAGGTCGAAGTGGTCGGTGTCGTTGGCCGGGACTCCGTGGTAGACGATGCCC includes these proteins:
- the dusp3b gene encoding dual specificity protein phosphatase 3b encodes the protein MTDYEVSVQQLNDLLTDENGDFCMPSRDFNEVYPGILLGNERVATNVRRLRQLGVSHVLNAAHGDSHAHVNTGARFYAGTGIVYHGVPANDTDHFDLGAYFAECSDFMERALAHGSGGGRVYVHCQKGYSRSATLVAAFLMIRRGMDVRGAVATVRERREIGPNDGFLRQLCQLGDGLRNEGEQEHKND